The proteins below are encoded in one region of Pelagibacterium flavum:
- the accB gene encoding acetyl-CoA carboxylase biotin carboxyl carrier protein — MAKISQVDQDLIRTIAELVNEANLAEIELEQDDFRIRVTRTFAKEVVQVAAPGGYAQQQAPSAPAAPAAPAASAASTPAAASPEDLAASPNTLTSPMVGTAYLAPEPGAKAFVEVGAKVSEGQTVLIIEAMKTMNQIPAHKSGTITRILVDDASPVEYGEPLVVIE; from the coding sequence ATGGCAAAGATCTCGCAGGTCGATCAGGACCTCATCCGCACCATCGCCGAACTGGTCAACGAGGCCAACCTGGCCGAAATCGAACTCGAGCAGGATGATTTCCGCATCCGCGTGACCCGCACCTTTGCCAAGGAAGTCGTCCAGGTCGCAGCGCCGGGCGGGTACGCCCAGCAGCAGGCGCCATCGGCTCCGGCTGCGCCCGCCGCCCCCGCGGCCTCTGCAGCATCCACGCCCGCCGCCGCATCGCCCGAGGATCTCGCCGCCAGCCCCAACACATTGACCTCGCCCATGGTTGGCACCGCCTATCTGGCGCCAGAGCCCGGCGCCAAGGCCTTCGTTGAGGTGGGCGCCAAGGTTTCCGAGGGCCAGACGGTTCTGATCATCGAAGCCATGAAGACCATGAACCAGATTCCGGCGCACAAATCGGGCACCATCACCCGCATTCTGGTCGATGATGCCTCGCCGGTCGAATACGGTGAACCCCTCGTCGTCATCGAATAA
- the aroQ gene encoding type II 3-dehydroquinate dehydratase: MAKRVLILNGPNLNLLGTREKAIYGGDTLADIEAMCRESCEKLGMACDFRQSNHEGELVDWIQSARKTADAIVINPAAYSHTSVAIHDALRTLDKPIVEVHLSNIHQREPFRHHSYVSAVAKGVICGLGPRGYTLALEAVAEILN; this comes from the coding sequence ATGGCAAAACGCGTATTGATCCTCAACGGACCGAACCTCAATCTCTTGGGCACGCGGGAAAAAGCGATCTATGGCGGCGATACGCTGGCCGATATTGAAGCGATGTGCCGGGAATCCTGCGAAAAGCTTGGCATGGCGTGCGATTTTCGCCAGTCCAATCACGAGGGCGAACTGGTCGATTGGATCCAGTCGGCACGCAAGACAGCCGATGCGATCGTCATCAACCCTGCCGCCTATTCCCACACCTCGGTGGCTATCCACGATGCGTTGCGCACGTTGGACAAGCCGATTGTCGAGGTGCATCTGTCAAACATTCATCAACGTGAACCCTTTCGCCACCATTCCTACGTATCTGCTGTGGCCAAGGGCGTAATTTGCGGTCTGGGCCCAAGAGGCTATACGCTGGCCCTCGAGGCCGTCGCCGAAATCCTGAATTGA
- a CDS encoding DsbA family protein, protein MQKAINLGLAAAVAILGAGLAYSIATRPEPGLSQTEVESLLAQTAANQPAAQLPAAPRPEAIDTATIGPLIEDYLLANPRLLERMSVELEAQVRAEESERARIALAAMEEEIYNDPANIVLGNPDGDVTLVEMFDYNCGYCRQVVADVMALVEEDPNLRVILKEFPILSQNSVDAARIAILVARSEVNYQDFHTALFSSRGQVDTQAALAAAESLGLSRVSLALEMGAPDVSEALQRTYTIAQALGISGTPTFIIGDEVIPGALPKADLVRRIENMRECGATICTDSAQGG, encoded by the coding sequence ATGCAAAAAGCGATCAATCTGGGACTTGCCGCTGCCGTGGCCATCCTCGGCGCCGGGCTCGCATATTCCATCGCAACGCGCCCCGAGCCCGGTTTGAGCCAGACCGAGGTCGAAAGTCTTCTTGCCCAAACGGCAGCGAACCAGCCCGCCGCCCAATTGCCTGCAGCACCCCGGCCTGAAGCGATCGACACCGCCACCATCGGCCCGCTAATCGAAGACTACCTCCTCGCCAATCCGCGCCTGCTCGAACGCATGTCGGTCGAACTCGAAGCCCAGGTCCGAGCCGAGGAAAGCGAGCGGGCCCGCATCGCGCTCGCGGCGATGGAAGAGGAAATCTACAACGACCCCGCCAACATCGTCCTCGGCAACCCCGACGGCGACGTCACCCTCGTCGAAATGTTTGACTACAATTGCGGCTATTGCCGCCAGGTCGTCGCCGACGTCATGGCTCTGGTCGAGGAAGACCCGAATCTGCGCGTCATCCTCAAGGAATTCCCCATCCTTTCGCAAAACTCGGTCGATGCCGCCCGCATCGCCATTCTGGTTGCTCGCTCAGAGGTCAACTACCAGGATTTCCACACGGCGCTGTTTTCCTCCCGCGGTCAGGTCGATACCCAGGCCGCCCTTGCCGCTGCCGAATCGCTGGGCCTGAGCCGCGTATCTCTCGCGTTGGAAATGGGTGCTCCCGATGTCTCCGAAGCGCTCCAGCGCACCTATACCATCGCCCAGGCGCTCGGCATTTCAGGCACACCCACCTTCATCATCGGCGATGAAGTGATTCCCGGCGCCCTGCCCAAGGCCGATCTGGTGCGCCGCATCGAAAACATGCGGGAGTGCGGCGCCACCATCTGCACCGATAGCGCCCAGGGCGGCTGA
- a CDS encoding pyridoxal phosphate-dependent aminotransferase, with protein MSANSIRPFYALELMARGQALEAQGREVCHLEIGEPGGKPAECVLDAVRDCLDRPMGYTAAKGTPALRERLSRYYAEQHSVEVSPERIVVTTGSSSGFILTFLAGFAPGQRIAVTRPGYPAYLNIIASLNLGSVEIPVSPANGWRLTAADIEAAYERSPFEGLLVASPANPTGAVLEREELAAIVACCDRLGVRFISDEIYHGLNYVGGDASALEFSHDHVIVNSFSKYYCMTGWRIGWLVLPEDMVRRAEMMAQSLFISASSVSQCAALAAMEARIEYDARRDQYAGSRLVLSEGLKALGFGLAEPSDGAFYAYVDASAFTNDTMDFCLRMLDQAGVAATPGQDFDRTDGHKYVRFSYAGTEESIAMALERMGKFLHP; from the coding sequence ATGAGTGCCAATTCGATTCGCCCATTTTACGCCCTTGAACTTATGGCACGGGGGCAGGCGCTGGAAGCGCAGGGGCGAGAAGTGTGTCACCTCGAAATCGGGGAGCCGGGTGGCAAGCCGGCCGAGTGCGTGCTGGATGCAGTTCGCGACTGTCTTGATCGCCCGATGGGATACACGGCAGCCAAGGGTACGCCGGCGCTGCGCGAGCGGTTGAGCCGATATTATGCAGAGCAGCATAGCGTCGAGGTTTCGCCCGAGCGGATCGTGGTGACCACCGGTTCGTCGAGCGGGTTCATCCTGACGTTTCTTGCCGGTTTTGCTCCCGGACAGCGCATTGCAGTGACGCGGCCGGGGTATCCGGCCTATCTCAATATTATCGCGTCGCTCAATCTGGGGAGCGTCGAGATTCCGGTTTCACCGGCCAATGGATGGCGGCTGACGGCGGCCGATATTGAAGCGGCTTATGAAAGATCCCCTTTCGAAGGATTGCTCGTGGCCAGTCCGGCCAATCCGACGGGCGCGGTTTTGGAGCGCGAAGAACTGGCGGCGATTGTCGCGTGTTGTGATCGGCTCGGTGTCCGGTTCATCTCGGACGAGATTTATCACGGGCTCAATTATGTGGGCGGAGACGCCAGCGCGCTCGAATTTTCCCACGACCATGTGATCGTCAACAGCTTTTCCAAATATTACTGCATGACGGGCTGGCGGATCGGCTGGCTGGTGCTGCCCGAGGATATGGTGCGCCGGGCCGAGATGATGGCGCAGAGCCTGTTCATTTCAGCCTCGAGCGTATCCCAATGCGCCGCGCTGGCGGCGATGGAGGCACGCATCGAGTACGATGCGCGGCGGGATCAATATGCCGGAAGCCGGCTGGTTCTGTCGGAGGGGCTCAAGGCGCTGGGATTCGGGCTGGCCGAGCCGTCGGACGGGGCGTTTTATGCGTATGTCGACGCCTCGGCCTTTACCAATGACACGATGGATTTTTGCCTGCGCATGCTCGATCAGGCTGGCGTCGCCGCGACGCCGGGGCAGGATTTCGACAGGACGGACGGGCACAAATATGTGCGGTTTTCCTACGCGGGTACTGAGGAAAGCATCGCCATGGCGCTTGAGCGAATGGGCAAATTTCTCCATCCCTAG
- a CDS encoding Rne/Rng family ribonuclease: MATKRMLVDATHPEETRIVVTTGNRLEEFDFESAERRQLRGNIYLAKVTRVEPSLQAAFVEYGGNRHGFLAFSEIHPDYYQIPVADREALMRDEEEAHEEEADLIDDDEVESAEGDEDTAEDNGDDFDAPRETKKVEQIGEGDALEDLQERPRRNQRRYKIQEVIKRRQVLLVQVVKEERGNKGAALTTYLSLAGRYSVLMPNTARGGGISRKITSAADRKRLKEIATDLEVPQGMGVILRTAGASRTKAEVKRDFEYLMRLWENVRTLTLESSAPCLVYEEGSLIKRTIRDLYNKDITEVLVSGEAGYREAKDFMRMIMPSHSKNVQIYKDDAPIFSRFNVESQLDSMFHPQVTLPSGGYIVINPTEALVSIDVNSGRATKEHNIEDTALQTNLEAAEEISRQLRLRDLAGLIVIDFIDMEERRNNRAVEKKLKDCLKNDRARIQVGHISHFGLMEMSRQRIRFGVLESSTHTCPTCAGTGLVRSVSSLALMIMRAIEDHVLRKPGQSINVNMPAEVALYILNTKRETLTALEAKYGLSITISAQSGLLGSQFNIERGEARAPVAAAPVQHIRADAASMDDYQEPEVEEEAEVEAEIEAEDDMSGERDGNRNKRRRRRRRGGKDSAAIQATEVATPDAESGDTEDEPRADAANEDDDDQPRKRRRRGRRGGRRNKRPNEGVGTDQDTESPGDADAMNAVEDREPAVAVQAEDAPAPDAAPETEVVAETAEEKPKKRRTRRTTKAKAVEPDSVAQEAVEGAEEAPAAEPAPAPEKPARKPRAPRKKKVEAEAPVEEKSAEAPQPDKAPEPVAASKPDAQPEAAAEDKSAARKKKAVPSDEILVSSTSEPTEEKPKKAGWWQRRLGLG; encoded by the coding sequence ATGGCCACAAAAAGAATGCTGGTGGATGCCACCCACCCGGAAGAAACACGGATAGTCGTTACCACAGGTAACAGACTCGAGGAGTTCGACTTTGAATCCGCCGAACGGCGGCAGCTAAGGGGCAATATCTATCTCGCCAAGGTTACGCGGGTCGAGCCTTCCTTGCAGGCTGCCTTCGTTGAATATGGCGGCAATCGTCACGGCTTCCTCGCCTTTTCCGAAATTCACCCCGACTATTACCAGATTCCGGTCGCCGACCGCGAAGCTCTCATGCGCGACGAAGAAGAAGCCCATGAGGAAGAAGCCGATCTCATTGATGATGACGAGGTCGAGAGCGCCGAAGGCGACGAAGACACCGCCGAAGACAATGGTGACGATTTCGACGCGCCGCGCGAAACCAAGAAGGTTGAGCAGATCGGTGAAGGCGATGCCCTAGAAGATCTTCAGGAACGTCCCCGCCGCAACCAGCGCCGCTACAAGATTCAGGAAGTCATCAAGCGCCGTCAGGTCTTGCTGGTTCAGGTTGTCAAGGAAGAACGCGGCAACAAGGGCGCTGCGCTCACCACCTATCTGTCGCTGGCCGGCCGTTATTCGGTGCTGATGCCCAACACGGCCCGTGGTGGCGGTATTTCGCGCAAGATCACCAGCGCTGCCGACCGCAAGCGGCTCAAGGAAATCGCCACCGATCTCGAAGTGCCCCAGGGCATGGGCGTCATCCTGCGCACCGCCGGCGCCTCGCGCACCAAGGCTGAAGTCAAGCGCGATTTCGAATATCTCATGCGCCTTTGGGAAAACGTCCGCACCCTTACGCTCGAATCCTCGGCCCCCTGCCTCGTCTATGAGGAAGGCAGCCTGATAAAGCGCACCATCCGTGACCTCTACAACAAGGACATCACCGAAGTCCTTGTGTCCGGCGAGGCCGGATATCGCGAGGCCAAGGATTTCATGCGCATGATCATGCCCAGCCATTCCAAGAATGTGCAGATCTATAAAGACGATGCGCCGATTTTCTCGCGTTTCAACGTAGAGTCCCAGCTCGACTCCATGTTCCATCCGCAGGTCACCCTGCCCTCGGGCGGTTATATCGTCATCAACCCGACCGAGGCGTTGGTATCGATCGACGTGAACTCGGGCCGTGCCACCAAGGAACACAATATCGAGGACACAGCGCTCCAGACCAACCTGGAAGCGGCCGAAGAGATTTCCCGCCAGTTGCGCCTGCGCGACCTGGCCGGCCTCATCGTCATCGATTTCATCGACATGGAAGAGCGCCGCAACAACCGCGCTGTCGAAAAGAAGCTCAAGGATTGCCTCAAGAACGACCGGGCCCGCATCCAGGTCGGCCATATCAGCCATTTCGGCCTGATGGAGATGAGCCGTCAGCGCATCCGCTTCGGTGTTCTGGAATCATCGACCCACACCTGCCCCACCTGCGCGGGCACCGGTCTGGTGCGTTCGGTTTCCTCGCTGGCGCTGATGATCATGCGCGCCATTGAAGACCATGTGTTGCGCAAGCCCGGTCAGTCGATCAACGTCAACATGCCCGCCGAAGTCGCGCTCTATATCCTCAATACCAAGCGCGAAACGCTCACGGCGCTCGAAGCCAAATACGGGCTTTCGATCACCATTTCCGCCCAGAGCGGCCTTCTCGGCTCCCAGTTCAACATCGAACGCGGTGAAGCCCGCGCGCCGGTCGCAGCAGCGCCGGTCCAGCACATCCGTGCCGATGCGGCCTCCATGGACGACTATCAGGAACCTGAAGTCGAGGAAGAAGCCGAGGTCGAAGCTGAGATCGAGGCCGAGGACGACATGTCCGGCGAACGCGATGGCAACCGCAACAAGCGTCGCCGTCGTCGCCGTCGTGGCGGCAAGGACAGCGCCGCAATTCAGGCCACCGAGGTTGCCACCCCCGACGCGGAATCCGGCGATACGGAAGATGAGCCGCGTGCCGATGCCGCCAATGAGGATGATGACGACCAGCCGCGCAAGCGCCGTCGTCGCGGCCGCCGTGGCGGACGCCGCAACAAACGCCCCAACGAAGGTGTAGGCACCGATCAGGACACGGAATCGCCCGGCGATGCCGACGCCATGAATGCCGTCGAAGACCGCGAGCCTGCGGTCGCGGTTCAGGCGGAAGATGCGCCTGCGCCCGACGCCGCACCGGAAACCGAAGTGGTCGCCGAAACCGCAGAGGAAAAGCCGAAAAAGCGCCGCACGCGCCGGACCACGAAGGCCAAGGCCGTCGAGCCGGACTCGGTGGCACAGGAAGCCGTGGAAGGCGCCGAAGAAGCGCCCGCCGCCGAGCCTGCGCCAGCTCCTGAAAAGCCGGCTCGCAAGCCTCGGGCTCCGCGCAAGAAAAAGGTCGAGGCCGAAGCTCCTGTGGAAGAAAAGTCCGCCGAGGCGCCCCAGCCCGACAAGGCACCTGAGCCCGTTGCCGCATCCAAGCCGGACGCTCAGCCCGAGGCCGCCGCGGAGGATAAGTCTGCGGCCCGCAAGAAAAAGGCTGTGCCCTCCGACGAGATTCTTGTCTCATCAACCAGCGAGCCGACCGAAGAAAAGCCCAAGAAGGCTGGCTGGTGGCAGCGCCGCCTCGGTCTGGGCTAA
- a CDS encoding N-acetylmuramoyl-L-alanine amidase — MIVPAVRAKLIFFVLACAVFSVSAGPAQENPAAETQATAADGAQPTAPALLDSRVTATQDRARLVLDLTTPTEFAVYTIADPMRAVVELRGQAGDSGQDNQPAGDGLVTAYGVEAFGEDRVRVTLSLAGPAQVQQSYILDAFEDQPARLVIDLVPDTAENFAANVRGAEPAIAQAEQETPPAELDGAQTAPGETATAVDSVRPLVIIDPGHGGVDGGARATNGLEEKTIVLAFALKLQNLLVETGRFDVALTRDTDTFLTLSERVALARQNQADLFISLHADSFDQQDVRGASIYTRGDLATSDLDRVLAENENRVDLIAGFSPPEDEGAINVLVDFLARETRRQSYLAGQALIEQLEPSVQLRRFPLRQADFFVLNSPDIPSVLIELGFLSNSDDTANLTTDAWLDRVAAALARGVAVYFDDRY; from the coding sequence ATGATCGTCCCGGCTGTGCGTGCAAAGCTGATTTTTTTCGTTCTGGCATGTGCCGTTTTCAGTGTGTCGGCGGGCCCGGCGCAGGAAAACCCGGCGGCAGAAACCCAGGCTACGGCAGCCGATGGCGCCCAGCCCACCGCGCCGGCGCTGCTCGACTCGCGGGTTACTGCCACCCAGGATCGCGCGCGGCTGGTGCTGGATCTCACGACGCCCACCGAATTTGCCGTGTACACAATTGCCGATCCGATGCGCGCTGTCGTTGAATTGCGTGGTCAGGCAGGGGATAGCGGGCAGGACAATCAGCCGGCCGGCGATGGTCTGGTAACCGCCTATGGCGTTGAAGCCTTCGGTGAAGACCGGGTGCGGGTGACGCTTTCGCTTGCAGGGCCCGCGCAGGTGCAGCAATCGTATATTCTCGATGCGTTCGAGGACCAGCCGGCGCGTCTGGTCATCGATCTCGTGCCCGATACGGCGGAAAACTTCGCAGCCAATGTTAGAGGCGCCGAGCCGGCGATCGCGCAGGCCGAGCAGGAAACGCCGCCCGCCGAACTCGATGGCGCTCAGACAGCCCCGGGTGAGACCGCTACGGCTGTCGATAGCGTGCGGCCGCTCGTGATTATCGATCCCGGCCATGGCGGGGTCGATGGCGGCGCACGGGCGACCAACGGGCTCGAGGAAAAGACGATCGTTCTGGCCTTTGCGCTCAAACTGCAAAATCTATTGGTCGAAACCGGCCGGTTCGATGTTGCGTTGACGCGCGACACGGACACATTCCTCACGCTTTCCGAGCGTGTTGCGCTGGCGCGGCAGAACCAGGCGGATCTGTTCATTTCGCTGCATGCGGATTCCTTCGACCAGCAGGATGTGCGTGGAGCATCGATCTATACGCGTGGAGATCTGGCGACGTCCGATCTCGATCGCGTGTTGGCCGAGAACGAGAACCGGGTCGATCTGATCGCCGGGTTTTCACCACCCGAGGATGAGGGCGCGATTAACGTGCTTGTCGATTTTCTGGCCCGGGAGACGCGGCGGCAATCTTATCTGGCCGGGCAGGCATTGATCGAACAGCTCGAGCCCTCGGTTCAATTGCGGCGCTTTCCGCTGCGGCAGGCCGATTTCTTCGTTCTCAATTCCCCAGACATTCCCTCGGTGCTGATCGAGTTGGGTTTTCTCTCCAATTCGGACGATACCGCGAACCTGACCACGGACGCCTGGCTCGATCGCGTCGCCGCAGCGCTGGCGCGTGGCGTCGCGGTCTATTTCGACGATCGATACTAG
- a CDS encoding penicillin-binding protein 1A, whose protein sequence is MFRLLSWLFGFSVFSGLIVLGGVAYYVALLNDDLPDYTVLMDYQPPVTTRVHAADGVLLAEFARERRLFQPVETIPPMVIEAFLSAEDKDFYSHFGIDVAGVFRAARDNVVQMVDGSSGNLVGASTITQQVAKNFLLTSDQTWDRKIKEALLALRIENTFTKDEILELYLNEIFLGLNSYGVAAAALNYFDKALYELTYAEAAYLAALPKGPSNYHPFRRPEAAIERRNWVLDRMAENGYITLEDASAYKNENLNVIPRAGGSQLYSAEYFTEEVRRQLAGLYGEDTLYGGGMSVRTSLDPQMQLHARKALMDGLIDFDQRRGFHAVEDTIEIGEDWGGALAGISPLGDVPEWTLAVVLEMEANSARIGLRPMIDVDGRVSSERITGTLPGSAVSWVNEPLSELLNVGDVIYVEPVAGEEGVYTLRQVPEIEGAIVAMDPRTGRVLALVGGFSFAESEFNRATQAMRQPGSSFKPIVYAAALDNGYTPASVILDAPLEVVNADGSVWQPENYARQFYGPQTLRRGIELSRNVMTVRLARDLGMPMIEEYSRLFGVYDDMPHVLAMALGAGETTVMRLTAAYATIANGGRRITPTLIDRIQDRYGDTIYRHDERICENCQQAEWHGQAVPMIIDSRAQVLDPMTAYQITSMMEGVVQRGTGTAVRAIGRPVAGKTGTTNDYKDAWFVGFTPELAVGVYVGYDTPRSMGSSSTGGELAAPIFADFVAAALEGVPPTRFQVPQGMHTDWIDPATGVGIVAGGSGVQEAFKPGTGPNLMTSVIGVNSQAFDNIQTGANQQPGFGAGSLF, encoded by the coding sequence ATGTTTCGACTTTTAAGCTGGCTGTTTGGCTTTTCCGTTTTTTCAGGCCTGATCGTTCTGGGCGGCGTTGCCTATTATGTCGCGCTGCTCAACGACGATCTGCCAGACTACACGGTGCTGATGGACTACCAGCCGCCGGTGACGACCCGCGTGCATGCCGCCGATGGCGTATTGCTTGCCGAATTTGCCCGGGAACGTCGGCTATTCCAGCCGGTCGAAACCATTCCGCCGATGGTGATCGAGGCCTTCCTTTCGGCCGAGGACAAGGATTTCTACTCCCATTTCGGTATCGACGTTGCCGGTGTGTTTCGCGCGGCGCGCGACAATGTCGTGCAGATGGTGGACGGCAGTTCGGGCAATCTGGTCGGCGCTTCGACCATTACCCAGCAGGTAGCAAAGAATTTCCTTTTGACCTCGGACCAGACCTGGGACCGCAAGATCAAGGAAGCGCTCCTGGCGCTGCGGATCGAAAACACGTTCACCAAGGACGAAATTCTCGAGCTCTATCTCAACGAGATATTCCTCGGTCTCAACTCCTATGGCGTTGCGGCAGCCGCGCTCAACTATTTCGACAAGGCGCTCTATGAGCTGACCTATGCCGAGGCGGCCTATCTTGCGGCGCTGCCCAAGGGCCCCTCGAACTATCATCCTTTCAGGCGGCCCGAGGCGGCGATCGAGCGGCGGAACTGGGTGCTCGATCGGATGGCCGAGAACGGGTACATAACGCTCGAGGACGCGAGCGCCTACAAGAACGAAAACCTCAATGTCATTCCGCGGGCCGGCGGATCGCAGCTCTATTCGGCCGAATATTTTACCGAGGAAGTGCGCCGTCAGCTGGCCGGGCTGTATGGCGAAGATACGCTTTATGGCGGCGGCATGTCGGTGCGCACGTCGCTGGACCCGCAAATGCAGCTCCATGCGCGAAAGGCGCTGATGGATGGCCTGATCGACTTCGACCAGCGGCGCGGATTTCATGCGGTCGAGGACACGATCGAGATCGGCGAGGATTGGGGCGGGGCACTGGCTGGTATTTCTCCGCTCGGAGATGTGCCCGAGTGGACGCTGGCCGTGGTCCTTGAGATGGAGGCCAATTCGGCGCGGATCGGTCTTCGACCGATGATCGACGTCGATGGGCGCGTGAGCTCGGAGCGCATCACGGGCACGCTGCCGGGTTCGGCGGTAAGCTGGGTCAACGAGCCGCTGAGCGAACTCCTTAATGTTGGTGATGTGATTTACGTCGAGCCCGTGGCCGGCGAAGAAGGTGTCTACACATTGCGGCAGGTGCCCGAGATCGAGGGCGCCATCGTTGCCATGGACCCGAGGACCGGGCGCGTTCTGGCGCTTGTGGGTGGCTTTTCGTTTGCAGAAAGCGAATTCAATCGCGCGACGCAGGCGATGCGCCAGCCGGGATCGTCTTTCAAACCTATCGTTTATGCGGCGGCGCTGGACAATGGCTATACGCCAGCAAGCGTGATCCTCGACGCGCCGCTCGAGGTGGTCAATGCCGATGGCTCGGTCTGGCAGCCGGAAAATTACGCGCGGCAGTTCTATGGGCCGCAGACGCTGCGGCGCGGCATCGAACTTTCGCGCAACGTGATGACGGTGCGGCTGGCGCGCGATCTGGGCATGCCGATGATCGAGGAATATTCGCGCCTGTTCGGCGTTTATGACGACATGCCGCATGTGCTTGCCATGGCGCTCGGTGCTGGCGAGACGACGGTCATGCGGCTGACGGCAGCCTATGCGACCATTGCCAATGGTGGGCGCAGGATCACGCCCACGTTGATCGACCGTATCCAGGACCGGTATGGCGATACGATCTATCGCCATGACGAACGGATTTGCGAGAACTGCCAGCAGGCAGAATGGCACGGGCAGGCGGTGCCGATGATCATCGACAGCCGCGCGCAGGTGCTGGATCCCATGACGGCCTATCAGATTACGTCAATGATGGAGGGCGTCGTGCAGCGGGGCACGGGTACGGCGGTGCGGGCGATCGGGCGGCCGGTGGCGGGCAAGACAGGCACGACCAATGACTACAAGGACGCGTGGTTCGTGGGGTTCACGCCCGAACTCGCAGTTGGGGTCTATGTCGGGTACGACACGCCGCGCAGCATGGGCTCGAGTTCGACGGGCGGCGAGTTGGCAGCGCCGATATTTGCCGATTTCGTTGCGGCAGCGCTTGAAGGCGTGCCACCCACGCGGTTCCAGGTGCCTCAGGGCATGCATACGGACTGGATCGATCCGGCAACCGGAGTGGGAATTGTCGCGGGCGGATCCGGGGTGCAGGAGGCGTTCAAGCCGGGGACCGGGCCGAATTTGATGACCTCTGTCATCGGGGTCAATTCCCAAGCCTTCGATAATATCCAGACCGGCGCCAATCAACAGCCGGGCTTTGGGGCGGGTTCCCTTTTCTAG
- the prfB gene encoding peptide chain release factor 2 (programmed frameshift), with product MRADVLKTVDEIKQALSLLRRHLDWDTAERRLDALNARSESGDLWNDPEEARKVMSERQSLESAIDTVKTLEAGISDNIELIELGEAEGDDEIVSEAEKALVELKSTAARMRVETLLSGEADANDCYLEVHSGAGGTESQDWAQMLFRMYTRWAERRGFKVETIEYSAGEEAGIKGATILIKGHNAYGWLKTESGVHRLVRISPYDSQARRHTSFSSVWVYPVIDDSIDIDVNESDVRIDTYRASGAGGQHVNTTDSAVRITHIATGIVVQCQNERSQHKNKAQAWDMLRARLYELELQKREEAASAKAASKTEIGWGHQIRSYVLQPYQLVKDLRTQVESTAPADVLDGALDPFMEASLAQRVGADKDEE from the exons ATGCGCGCAGACGTTCTCAAGACTGTCGACGAAATCAAGCAGGCCCTAAGCCTGCTGAGGAGGCATCTT GACTGGGATACAGCAGAAAGACGCCTCGACGCGCTGAACGCACGCTCTGAATCTGGCGATCTCTGGAACGATCCGGAGGAAGCCCGCAAGGTGATGAGCGAACGCCAGTCGCTCGAAAGCGCCATCGACACGGTCAAAACGCTTGAAGCCGGGATCAGCGACAACATCGAATTAATCGAACTCGGTGAGGCCGAGGGCGACGATGAGATCGTATCGGAAGCCGAAAAGGCGCTGGTCGAGCTGAAAAGCACCGCGGCACGCATGCGAGTGGAAACCCTGCTTTCCGGCGAAGCGGACGCGAACGACTGCTATCTCGAAGTCCATTCGGGGGCTGGGGGCACCGAAAGCCAGGACTGGGCGCAGATGCTGTTCCGCATGTACACGCGCTGGGCCGAACGGCGCGGGTTCAAGGTCGAGACCATCGAGTACAGCGCCGGTGAAGAAGCGGGCATCAAGGGTGCAACCATCCTGATCAAGGGCCACAATGCCTATGGCTGGCTCAAGACAGAAAGCGGCGTGCACCGGCTGGTGCGCATTTCGCCCTATGACAGCCAGGCGCGGCGGCATACGAGCTTTTCGAGCGTCTGGGTCTATCCGGTGATCGATGATTCGATCGATATCGACGTCAACGAATCCGACGTTCGTATCGATACCTACCGCGCGTCCGGCGCGGGCGGTCAGCACGTCAATACAACCGATTCGGCGGTGCGTATCACCCATATCGCCACCGGAATCGTGGTGCAGTGCCAGAACGAGCGCAGCCAGCACAAGAACAAGGCGCAGGCCTGGGATATGCTGAGGGCGCGGCTTTACGAACTCGAGCTGCAAAAGCGTGAGGAAGCCGCCAGTGCCAAAGCGGCCTCAAAGACCGAGATCGGGTGGGGACACCAGATCCGCTCCTATGTGCTTCAGCCCTATCAGTTGGTGAAGGATCTGCGCACGCAGGTGGAAAGCACGGCGCCGGCCGATGTGCTGGATGGCGCGCTCGACCCGTTCATGGAAGCCTCTCTCGCCCAGCGGGTGGGGGCAGACAAGGACGAGGAATAG